The sequence GGGCTCATCGTGCTGGACTACGCGCTGGCCGGTCGCGACGGGCTCGCCGGCGTGGTCGCGGTGGCGCCGCCGCTCGGGCGCGTCGGCGTCCCCCGCGCCCTGCTCGCGCTCGGCCGGCTCGTCTCGCGCGTGTGGCCGTCGTTCAGCCTCAACACCGGCATGAACATCTCGGCCCTCGCGCACGATCCGGACGTCGTGGCGGCGGTCGTTTCCGATCCGCTCTTTCACCGCCGGGCAAGTGCACGGCTCTCGACCGAAATCGCGGCGGCGGCCGCGCGGGTGCACGCGGGCGCGCCGCGGTTTGCCGTGCCCCTCCTGCTCGTGCACGGCGCCGCGGACCGCATGGTGCTGCCCGAAGGCACCCGCGCGCTCGCCGCGAGCCTGGCACCCGCGGCCGCCGAGTACCTCGAATATCCCGAGGGGTACCACGCGCTGCTCGCCGACCAGGACCGCGCGCGGGTGTTCGGCGACATCGAGCGCTGGATGCGCGCCCACGAATGATCGGCGCCGCAGCGG comes from Gemmatimonadales bacterium and encodes:
- a CDS encoding alpha/beta hydrolase; this encodes MIHRESSFLGAGDLELYRQSWQPDTPGGAAGAPSPGPVRGGVILVHGLGDHSGLYEPLVESLVSHGRAVHAFDLRGNGRSPGRRGHVHRWSDYRGDLGRFVALVRGEEPDSPLHLLGNSLGGLIVLDYALAGRDGLAGVVAVAPPLGRVGVPRALLALGRLVSRVWPSFSLNTGMNISALAHDPDVVAAVVSDPLFHRRASARLSTEIAAAAARVHAGAPRFAVPLLLVHGAADRMVLPEGTRALAASLAPAAAEYLEYPEGYHALLADQDRARVFGDIERWMRAHE